The region GTAGTTCTGACAGATTTATTCACGAGACCTCAAGGAAATTTTGCTGACGGAACTCCGGAGAGAAATTTGCAGCAGATATTTGATTCCGTAGGAGCTGAAGCCGCAAACTTTTTTGCTAATGCCATCGATACAGAAACTAAGGGAATAGATATAACAGTATCTCAGCGTTCCCGATTTGCACCGGGAATCTCTTTAGAAAATAATCTGAGGATCAATCTTAATCAAACCAGAAAAGTAGGCGCTATTAAGGCATCCGAACAACTACAGAGTCAGATAAACAGCTATTTTTCTGAGGAAAACAGGATATATTTTGAAGAAGCTGTTCCACGCTTCAAAGCTATTCTTGGTCATAATTTAAAAGTCAACAAATTTAATTTCTATGTACGGAATGCTTACTTTGGTAAGGTTACCGATGCCAATATTGTAGATGCAAACCTGGATGGAGTAACAGAGCCTAATGAGCACGTAATATTGGGTGGCAAGCTTGTGACAGATCTGTCTGCCGGGTATCAATTCAACAAAAATGTTTTGTTAACAGTAGGTGCCAATAATATTTTCAATGTACAACCTACACAAAACCCCAACATTAATAGTCTTACTGCCGGAAATCAGTTTCTTACTTCCAGACAGGTCTCACAGTTTGGTATTGGCGGGCGTTATCTGTTTGCCCGTATCAATTTTGATTTTTAGTGAGCGTAAAGCTATATCCGGAACTCAATCTAAACAAGTATTAATAAAAAACATCATAGGTTTTAAAACCTATGATGTTATATACTTCTGAAGGCATAAACTTATAGTTTTACTGACCAGGTTGCTATAAAGCACGGCATATAATCTTCTATGAGAAACCTTGAAACCGGGGCAAAAGATTCATGAAAACCTTTAATTAGAAATCCGGATTGTAACTGCCCTCCTATTAGCCGGGACAAACTATACCCAAAACCATGATACGAATACTACAATTACTATATATTTAAGCTATGCTTCTGTTAAACGTTCTGATTAACAGTAACGTTTCTTCTAAACTTTAGTTAATCAGGATTAAATTAGCATGCCTTTATGGGTCTTTTTTAGTATTAAGATTCTTTTTAGGTGTATTTCCGGCAGGTAAAAAATCTTCTTTATGTCAGATTTACACTGCAATATTAGACATAATTTTCAGCATAGCCTCTCTACACCACTATTTTAGGGATCTTTTATCTCTCAATAATAAAAGTTGGTACCCAGTTTCATATAAAGCTTCAATCCTTTATGACTACGATGATCAGGCAAATAAAAAGGCTATAGCTTTTTTATTTTTCACTAAAAATAATTAATAAAATTTCACCCACAACACACTACTAAAACATCAATAAACAATACATAAAGCAAAAAATAAATATATAATTCAAAAAAAAATAATTATTAATGAAAATTTAATTATATTCACTTCACAATACAATCAAATACAAACAATATGAAAAAATTGAATTATCCTTTAGCATTATCCATTGTTCTTGTTACATTATCTGCGAATGTAAAAGCTCAGGATAAAAATTTCGACAACCACTCTATTGCAATAACTATTCCTGAAGTTGCTATAGTAGATATAGAACCTGCTGCCAGTAAAAACCTTACACTGGCATTTACTGCTCCTACGGAAGCGGGATTACCACTTAACGCACCAAGTCCCAATAGCACACTTTGGCTTAATTATTCCTCTATAAAATCTCAAACCGATCCTACCCGAAATGTTACAGTAAAACTAAATGCACTGGTACCAGGTGTAGATATTAAAGTTACTGCAGCTGCTGCTACAGGTTCTGGTGGCGGAACACGAGGAACACCTTCCGCACAGCTTATATTAAGTGCTGCTGACCAAACCATTATATCAGGAATCGGAAGTGCTTATACAGGTGATGGTGCTAATAATGGACACAATCTTACTTATGCCCTCAACTATGGCAGTACAGTTGGTTCTGTAGCATCTTATAGTGATCTGGAAGCAACAGCAACAGCATCAGCAATTGTAACCTATACCATTTCAGACAACTAATAGCCAGAAGCACAGTTACGTTACTAAGAAGAAATTGCCAGAGCCATTTCTTCTAAAATTTTTATGTCGTTAATTTAATATTCAGCGTATGCTAAAGCGCATTCTATATATTGTTGCATTTGTTATGCAACTAGGTTTTTTACATGCAAGCATAGTGGTTCTTAATGGCCTCACTCACAATTATAAAGTAGAGAATGGCCAGATCTATAAGGGAAAAATTGCTATAGAAAATACAGGTATTGCTTCACAAAATGTAAAGATATACTTGCAGGATTTCAGCTATAAATCCGATGGTAGTATGAACTATACTGCTCCTTTGACGAATATAAAAACAAATGCAGACTGGATAAAACTGAACACAAATCTCATCACGTTAAGAGGGAAGGAAAAAACTGAAGTTTATTATGAAATCATTGTTCCTGAAAAAATTACTCAACCGGGTAGTTATTGGAGCGTTCTTATTGTAGAGCCTGTGGATGACATAAAGCCTAGTGACAAAAAAATGGGAATAAATATTACCTCGGTAGTTCGTTATGCAATACAAATAATCACGGATTATGGAACCGAAAATATAAAACCCGATCTTAAATTTGAGAGCATAAAAATGGAACATTTGGAAAATAAGCGACTGTTGAAAATTGCCATTGCCAATATGGGTAATATTTATTGCAAACCTACAGTCTCTGCCGAGTTATACAACAGCAAAAGCGGTCAAAAGATTAGCACCCTTACCGGTATACCGATGGGCTTGTTGCCTACAACTTCCAAATCTTTTTATATAGATATCAGTAAAATACCACCTGACAAATACAATGCAGTGATTATCGCAACTGATGAGAACGAAAATGCCTTCGCTCTCAATACAGAACTAGAAATAAGGAATGACTAAAAGCCTTATCTCATATCTTATTTTATTATTTCCGGCACTTATTTATTCACAACTCCAACCACAGCAATCCATTAGTCAAAATGATAGTTTAGTGCCGGGAACAGCTACTTCCGTATCTTTTATCATAGAAAACAATACAACAGAAGACAAAATATATAGTTTGCAGGTCAATACATCGGAGAAACACATTACTCCTATTATAACCCAAAACGAATTAAAGGTTCCGGCACACAATAAATCCCTGTATATAGTTCCTATACGTATTGCTACCGAAACTCCGCAAGGCTCATATACTTTGTCTGTACAGGGAACAGAAAAGAATTCTGAAAACAGATTTACAAAATCAGTAACCATTACAATTACCAGTACACGCAATATTTCTCTCAGCACTTTAAACACTCCTGAGTTTGTTAGAGCTGGCGAAAACATTACAGCTACTTTTCTTTTAAAAAATAATGGAAATACCACAGAAAACATAAAACTGGAAAGCAGCCATAATTCATTTATAGAGAATGATTCTTCTTTTTCTTTAGCATCCGGAGAAAGCCGGGTTGTCTCTATTATAAAAAAAACAGATCCCGCTTTAGGCCGAAATGAATATCAGAACCTCAGTCTATCTGCTCTTGTAGCAGGTTATTCTAAAGAAAAATTAACCGCTTATACCAGTACACGGATTATTGCCATAAAGCCAATTGAAGAAGATGTATATCATAGATTTCCGATGTCTGCAGCTGTTTCGTTTATAGGTATGCGCAACAGAGGAATTTACGAAAATGGTTTTCAGGGAGAGCTTCATGGAAAAGGAAGTCTGAGTATAGAAAATAAAGATATGCTTGAATTTCGGGCAGTAAGTCCCAACCCGGTTGAATTCAGTGCATTTACCAGATATGAAGAATATTATATTAATTATAAAAATCAGAATTTCTTTGTTCATTTAGGCGATAAGACATTTTCCTCTTCTTTTCT is a window of Elizabethkingia anophelis R26 DNA encoding:
- a CDS encoding WxL protein host-binding domain-containing protein, with protein sequence MLKRILYIVAFVMQLGFLHASIVVLNGLTHNYKVENGQIYKGKIAIENTGIASQNVKIYLQDFSYKSDGSMNYTAPLTNIKTNADWIKLNTNLITLRGKEKTEVYYEIIVPEKITQPGSYWSVLIVEPVDDIKPSDKKMGINITSVVRYAIQIITDYGTENIKPDLKFESIKMEHLENKRLLKIAIANMGNIYCKPTVSAELYNSKSGQKISTLTGIPMGLLPTTSKSFYIDISKIPPDKYNAVIIATDENENAFALNTELEIRND